Proteins encoded together in one Alteribacter keqinensis window:
- a CDS encoding phospho-sugar mutase, with the protein MSWKTQFEKWMGYDSLREDLKEELLKQAEDETYLEDSFYKNLEFGTGGMRGEIGPGTNRMNVYTIRKAAQGLADYMKAAGEEAMSRGVVIAHDNRRMSHEFAIEAACTLGANGVKAYVFKELRPTPQLSFAVRELNTHTGIMITASHNPPEYNGFKVYGDDGAQLVPKDADRLIEMVNAVENELTIETADKETLIEKGLFQYVLEDLDKSYGEALESVVVDKSLVEEMGSDLSIVFTPLHGAAQTPMMDAFNRVGFRNVHVVEEQAVADTEFSAVTSPNPEEHRAFDHAMILGDKRDADILIATDPDGDRVGVAAKDSNGQYKVLTGNQTGALMLEYLLSGKKAAGTLPENGVVIKTIVTSEMGRRIAGSYGVETLDVLTGFKFIGEKIREYEKTKENTYLFGYEESYGYLIEPFARDKDAIQAVLLASEVAAYYKKQGKTLFEGLTELYEKYGYYLEDLESFVFKGKSGAETMARMMESFRSEPMKEQAGQKVKWQEDYSTGTRTNMLDGSSENIDLPSSNVIKVVLEDGSWYCLRPSGTEPKIKAYFGVKKTSLSEAENQLEQLKDAVLQKVNEMS; encoded by the coding sequence ATGAGCTGGAAGACACAGTTTGAAAAATGGATGGGGTATGACAGCCTTCGTGAAGATTTAAAAGAGGAACTTTTAAAGCAAGCGGAGGATGAAACATATCTTGAAGACAGCTTTTACAAAAATCTTGAGTTTGGTACAGGTGGAATGCGGGGTGAAATCGGACCGGGTACGAACCGGATGAACGTTTATACAATCCGCAAAGCTGCTCAGGGGCTGGCAGATTACATGAAAGCTGCCGGAGAAGAAGCGATGTCCAGAGGCGTTGTTATTGCCCATGACAACCGCCGGATGAGTCATGAATTTGCCATCGAAGCAGCCTGCACACTCGGGGCAAACGGAGTTAAGGCATACGTCTTTAAGGAATTGCGTCCGACTCCCCAGCTGTCCTTTGCGGTGCGTGAGCTTAACACACACACAGGTATTATGATTACGGCGAGCCACAACCCTCCGGAATACAACGGGTTTAAAGTTTACGGCGATGATGGCGCGCAGCTCGTACCAAAAGATGCAGACCGTCTGATTGAAATGGTAAACGCTGTGGAAAATGAACTTACAATTGAAACAGCCGATAAAGAAACCTTGATTGAGAAGGGGCTTTTCCAATATGTTCTTGAAGACCTGGACAAATCATACGGAGAGGCGCTCGAGAGTGTTGTCGTAGATAAAAGCCTTGTCGAAGAAATGGGGAGCGATCTCAGTATTGTGTTCACTCCGTTACACGGCGCTGCCCAGACACCGATGATGGACGCTTTTAACCGTGTCGGCTTCAGAAATGTCCACGTCGTTGAAGAACAGGCTGTAGCGGATACGGAATTTTCGGCAGTAACGTCTCCAAACCCGGAAGAACACCGGGCGTTTGACCATGCTATGATTCTCGGGGACAAGCGGGATGCAGACATTCTAATTGCCACTGATCCAGACGGTGACCGAGTAGGTGTTGCAGCCAAGGATTCAAATGGCCAGTATAAAGTGCTTACAGGTAATCAGACAGGTGCTCTTATGCTTGAATACCTTCTATCCGGGAAAAAAGCTGCAGGAACGCTTCCTGAAAACGGTGTGGTAATTAAAACAATTGTAACGTCTGAAATGGGACGCCGGATTGCCGGATCCTACGGTGTGGAAACGCTGGACGTACTGACCGGATTTAAGTTTATCGGTGAAAAGATCCGCGAGTATGAAAAGACAAAAGAGAATACGTATCTTTTCGGTTATGAAGAAAGTTATGGCTACTTAATTGAACCATTTGCCCGTGACAAAGATGCCATCCAGGCCGTTCTTCTGGCGTCAGAAGTTGCGGCTTACTATAAAAAACAGGGTAAGACTCTTTTTGAAGGTCTGACAGAATTATATGAGAAGTATGGATACTACCTTGAGGATCTTGAATCATTCGTCTTCAAAGGAAAAAGCGGAGCTGAAACAATGGCCCGTATGATGGAATCATTCCGAAGTGAACCGATGAAAGAACAGGCTGGCCAGAAAGTGAAATGGCAGGAAGACTACTCAACCGGCACACGCACGAACATGCTGGACGGCTCTTCTGAAAACATTGATCTTCCTTCCTCCAATGTCATTAAAGTGGTACTGGAAGACGGTTCCTGGTACTGCCTTCGTCCATCAGGCACCGAGCCGAAAATTAAAGCCTACTTCGGAGTGAAAAAGACCTCACTCAGTGAAGCGGAAAACCAGCTTGAACAGCTGAAGGACGCTGTTTTACAAAAAGTAAATGAAATGTCATAG
- a CDS encoding aspartyl-phosphate phosphatase Spo0E family protein — MVLLHDLKRYVEDKRQLMMLSAKKNSLTSEETVRYSQELDELLNLYQQYTNSTKKSAGDAGFS; from the coding sequence ATGGTATTGTTGCACGACCTGAAACGTTATGTGGAAGACAAGCGTCAGCTTATGATGCTGTCGGCTAAAAAAAACAGTTTAACCTCCGAGGAAACCGTCAGGTACAGTCAGGAACTGGACGAACTTTTAAATCTGTACCAGCAATACACGAACAGCACAAAGAAAAGCGCAGGTGATGCGGGCTTTAGTTAA
- a CDS encoding pentapeptide repeat-containing protein: protein MKDQIFTTETFSSLPEQIERCTFTDCQFRGADLQDVKTSGCVFENCDFTGARLNDSTHHTSAFLNCDFQMANLWTVNFSYCKMTGSSFTEAILTGMTIEEGDWSYVNLRLQSLGKQSFKNVRLLEADFYEADLSGAVFTGADLTRAKLMKALLKKTDLREAVVDGINFKDLTLQETKLDWHQAIRVAESHGAKVD, encoded by the coding sequence ATGAAAGATCAGATCTTTACAACCGAAACGTTCAGCAGCTTGCCAGAACAGATCGAGCGGTGTACCTTTACTGACTGTCAGTTTAGAGGTGCGGATCTCCAGGATGTAAAAACATCCGGCTGTGTGTTCGAAAACTGTGATTTTACCGGGGCAAGACTGAATGATTCCACTCATCATACCTCGGCTTTTCTAAATTGTGATTTTCAGATGGCAAATCTGTGGACGGTGAACTTCTCGTACTGCAAAATGACGGGGTCTTCTTTTACGGAAGCCATCCTTACAGGAATGACTATTGAAGAGGGAGACTGGTCCTACGTCAATTTAAGGCTTCAGAGTCTCGGAAAGCAGTCGTTCAAAAATGTCCGTCTGCTGGAAGCTGATTTCTATGAAGCTGATTTATCAGGCGCGGTTTTTACCGGTGCGGATCTGACACGGGCAAAACTGATGAAAGCCCTACTTAAAAAGACAGACCTTCGCGAAGCCGTGGTGGATGGCATTAACTTTAAGGATCTGACACTCCAGGAGACGAAGCTTGATTGGCACCAGGCGATACGTGTAGCAGAAAGCCACGGAGCGAAAGTCGATTAA
- a CDS encoding P-II family nitrogen regulator — translation MTPSKKHDHKLILTIVKRGRSKKVMKASKAAGAEGGTVLLANGRGIHEKGKSFGLDQIYEKDLIFTLVRDEILPDVLGNIIDTVKLDKKGQGLGCIIDIKKTMGINHMDYEEREKEDLAEMTDDNKGFNLIVTIVNKGDAGKVVDSSIEGGAEGGTILNGRGSGIHEKAKLLSLSIEPEKDIVLTLIKRDKTKEVLSKIEEGTELNQPGKGICFVLPVEETVGIHHLLQDEE, via the coding sequence ATGACACCATCGAAAAAGCACGATCATAAGCTCATACTCACCATTGTAAAGCGGGGCAGGTCAAAAAAAGTAATGAAAGCATCCAAAGCTGCCGGAGCTGAAGGGGGAACCGTTCTTCTCGCCAATGGCAGAGGCATTCATGAAAAAGGAAAGTCGTTCGGTCTCGACCAGATTTATGAGAAGGATCTGATTTTTACACTGGTCCGGGATGAAATCCTGCCGGATGTATTAGGAAACATTATTGATACTGTTAAACTCGATAAAAAGGGACAAGGGCTTGGCTGTATTATCGATATAAAAAAAACAATGGGCATTAATCATATGGACTATGAAGAGAGAGAAAAGGAGGATCTGGCTGAAATGACCGACGACAATAAGGGATTCAACCTGATCGTGACGATCGTAAATAAAGGAGATGCGGGCAAAGTAGTAGACTCTTCCATTGAAGGGGGAGCTGAAGGCGGAACGATCCTGAACGGCCGGGGCAGTGGCATCCATGAAAAGGCCAAGCTTCTTTCCCTTAGCATCGAGCCGGAAAAAGACATTGTTTTAACCCTCATTAAACGTGATAAGACAAAAGAAGTTCTATCGAAAATCGAAGAAGGAACCGAGCTGAATCAACCGGGGAAAGGCATTTGTTTTGTTTTGCCTGTAGAGGAGACGGTAGGCATACACCATCTTCTGCAGGATGAAGAATAG
- a CDS encoding DUF1538 domain-containing protein, which produces MIRELFEGFDHVFLEVTMAVIPLLIFFLVFQLFFLKMDKERIKNVLIGIVLTFMGLSLFLQGVEVGFFPAGEVIGELLGERENTLILLPVLGFLFGFTATFAEPAIRILNYEVEKVTSGSISKNVMLITLSIGVACSIALSMFRIVLGIPLWYLIVPGYALALILIFFSKDRFISIAFDAGGVATGPMTVTFIMAIAVGIAEVTEGRDPLMDGFGMIALVAITPILSVLILGLIYKWKESTSS; this is translated from the coding sequence ATGATCAGGGAACTGTTTGAAGGATTTGACCACGTGTTTTTGGAAGTAACGATGGCGGTTATCCCCTTGTTGATATTTTTCCTTGTCTTCCAGCTTTTCTTTCTCAAAATGGACAAGGAAAGAATTAAAAACGTTTTAATCGGAATTGTGCTTACATTTATGGGGCTCTCGCTCTTTTTACAGGGTGTTGAAGTAGGCTTCTTCCCTGCCGGCGAAGTGATTGGAGAGCTTCTTGGAGAAAGGGAAAACACCCTTATTCTCCTCCCGGTTCTCGGATTTTTGTTTGGGTTTACAGCAACATTTGCAGAACCTGCGATTCGTATCTTAAACTATGAAGTGGAAAAGGTAACATCGGGGTCCATCTCAAAAAACGTCATGCTTATCACCCTGTCTATCGGGGTTGCCTGCTCGATCGCGTTATCCATGTTCAGGATTGTTCTTGGCATCCCGCTCTGGTATTTAATCGTTCCAGGGTACGCCCTTGCTCTCATCCTCATTTTCTTTTCAAAGGACCGGTTCATTTCCATAGCTTTTGACGCAGGCGGTGTCGCTACCGGTCCGATGACGGTCACCTTTATTATGGCGATTGCAGTAGGGATTGCAGAAGTAACAGAAGGCCGGGATCCATTGATGGATGGGTTTGGTATGATTGCCCTCGTTGCAATTACACCTATTCTGTCTGTACTCATACTCGGATTAATTTACAAATGGAAGGAGAGTACATCTTCATGA
- a CDS encoding DUF1538 domain-containing protein — MKNVLDQFKEVSLAILPMAALIILLQFTVIGMPTDVFIRFLFGVVMVGLGLFLFLLGVHIGLLPIGELIGSNLPKSKKPWLVITVGFILGVAVTIAEPDVRVLALQVDQVSGGEITNTTLVYTVALGVGIFVALAMARTIFEIPLKYLLVGGYTLVFALALFTPDNFIPISFDAGGVTTGPMTVPFILALGVGVASVIRGGKGSSSEGFGLVALASIGPIIAVMILGVIYG, encoded by the coding sequence ATGAAGAATGTATTAGACCAGTTCAAAGAAGTCAGTCTCGCAATCCTGCCAATGGCAGCCCTTATCATTTTACTGCAGTTTACGGTTATCGGGATGCCCACAGACGTCTTCATTCGATTTTTGTTCGGTGTCGTTATGGTTGGACTCGGACTCTTTCTTTTTTTACTCGGGGTACATATCGGACTCCTGCCGATTGGTGAACTTATTGGCTCCAACCTGCCCAAGTCGAAAAAACCATGGCTTGTTATTACTGTCGGGTTTATTCTCGGGGTTGCTGTGACGATCGCCGAGCCTGACGTGCGTGTCCTCGCTCTTCAAGTGGACCAGGTTTCAGGCGGTGAAATTACAAATACAACCCTCGTGTATACGGTCGCTCTCGGGGTTGGGATCTTTGTGGCACTTGCGATGGCAAGAACCATCTTTGAAATCCCACTCAAATACCTCCTTGTCGGGGGATACACCCTTGTTTTTGCACTTGCCTTGTTCACCCCGGACAACTTTATTCCCATTTCCTTTGATGCCGGCGGTGTGACAACCGGACCGATGACCGTTCCATTTATCCTTGCCCTGGGCGTCGGGGTCGCCTCCGTTATCCGCGGTGGGAAAGGGTCTTCAAGTGAAGGATTCGGCCTTGTGGCTCTTGCCTCAATCGGACCGATCATTGCCGTCATGATTCTGGGGGTGATTTACGGATGA
- a CDS encoding peptide chain release factor 3, which translates to MTAELPRKTFAIISHPDAGKTTLTEKLLFLGGGIRDAGTVKGKKSGKFATSDWMEIEKQRGISVTSSVMQLIYDDVQINILDTPGHQDFSEDTYRTLTAVDTAVMVIDSVKGIEAQTLKLFKVCKMRGIPILTFINKLDREGKDPLDLLAEIEEVLEMETYPMNWPIGMGKTLKGIYSREKNKIEIYNDQHERVIVDYDEQTMLEDYEKEKLEEDVMLLDEAGNDFTMDKVRNGELTPVFFGSALSSFGVQSFLDEFVNLAAPPQPRKAGGELISTDGDTFSGFIFKIQANMNPNHRDRIAFLRICSGRFQRGMEVMLSRTGKKMKLSQSHSFFASDRETVNDALPGDIIGLYDSGNFEVGDTIVTGSEAFQYEEMPQFPPEKFAKIMAKNALKHKQYHKGMKQLVQEGTIQLYRTPYFDDYIIGAVGELQFQVFEYRMKNEYNVDIEFIHMTHELARWVTKGEITDNMTDSRKMLVKDQHDRSVLLFENEFSLRFFQDKYPDLKLSTGWELLE; encoded by the coding sequence ATGACTGCCGAATTACCAAGAAAAACATTTGCCATCATCTCCCACCCGGACGCCGGGAAAACCACATTGACCGAGAAGCTGTTATTCCTCGGCGGAGGGATCCGTGACGCAGGAACGGTTAAAGGAAAAAAGAGCGGAAAGTTTGCGACTTCCGACTGGATGGAGATCGAAAAACAACGTGGAATCTCCGTTACGTCCAGTGTGATGCAGCTCATTTATGACGACGTACAAATCAATATTCTCGATACACCAGGACACCAGGACTTCAGTGAAGATACGTACCGTACACTTACTGCCGTGGACACTGCCGTAATGGTGATCGACAGCGTAAAAGGGATCGAAGCCCAGACCCTGAAGCTCTTTAAAGTATGTAAAATGCGGGGAATTCCAATCCTCACGTTCATCAATAAGCTTGACCGTGAAGGAAAAGACCCTCTTGATCTTTTAGCTGAAATTGAAGAAGTTCTTGAGATGGAAACGTATCCGATGAACTGGCCAATCGGAATGGGTAAAACCCTCAAAGGCATTTACAGCCGTGAGAAGAACAAAATTGAAATTTACAATGATCAGCACGAACGTGTCATTGTGGACTACGACGAGCAGACAATGCTTGAGGACTATGAGAAAGAAAAGCTTGAAGAAGATGTTATGCTTTTGGACGAAGCAGGTAACGACTTCACGATGGACAAAGTCCGTAATGGTGAGCTTACCCCGGTCTTCTTCGGAAGTGCCCTTTCCAGCTTCGGGGTGCAGTCGTTCCTCGATGAATTCGTCAATCTTGCTGCACCGCCCCAGCCGAGAAAAGCGGGGGGGGAACTGATCAGTACAGACGGAGACACGTTCAGTGGATTTATCTTTAAGATCCAAGCAAACATGAACCCGAACCACCGTGACCGAATCGCATTCCTGCGGATTTGTTCCGGCAGATTCCAGCGTGGGATGGAAGTCATGCTTTCACGTACGGGCAAAAAAATGAAGCTCTCACAGTCCCACTCCTTCTTTGCTTCGGACCGTGAAACCGTCAATGACGCTCTTCCGGGAGACATCATCGGTCTTTACGACTCCGGTAACTTTGAGGTAGGCGACACGATTGTCACCGGCAGTGAGGCATTCCAGTATGAAGAAATGCCTCAGTTCCCGCCTGAGAAATTCGCGAAAATAATGGCAAAAAACGCATTGAAGCACAAGCAGTATCACAAAGGCATGAAACAGCTTGTCCAGGAAGGAACGATTCAGCTTTACCGCACACCGTATTTTGACGATTACATTATCGGTGCCGTCGGTGAACTTCAGTTTCAGGTGTTTGAGTACCGCATGAAAAATGAGTACAACGTGGATATCGAGTTCATCCACATGACTCACGAGCTCGCCCGTTGGGTAACGAAAGGTGAAATTACCGACAACATGACCGACAGCCGTAAGATGCTTGTAAAAGACCAGCATGACCGTTCGGTTCTCCTGTTTGAAAACGAATTTTCCCTTCGCTTCTTCCAGGATAAATACCCTGACCTGAAGCTCTCAACCGGCTGGGAGCTGCTTGAGTAG
- a CDS encoding ammonium transporter, with protein sequence MEDSIFLMNNVWVIFATVLVILMQGGFILLEAGSTRMKNAGHTAGKSIFAFGIASLTFWAVGYGFIYGEGNAFIGLSDFFFGDFTGVFDGLMGSVDFMFQLAFAGIALAIALGGFAERAKISVYIIFAVVFAAFIYPVVAHWIWGSGWLAGLDKQDFAGSTVVHLTGAMAALAATILLKPRIGKFNANGSSNPLSGHNQVYTVLGVLILWVGWFGFNAGSTLEVADGFFGYVALNTQLAAAAGAIAALFITWVDRGKADIPTMLNGALAGLVAITASCAFVAPWAAVLIGFVGGIIVHFSMKFFEKKGIDDPIYALSVHGVAGVWGTLSTGFFATPQLSAMNGGSAGLLYGGGFTQLGVQAIGVMACGAFAFIASYGFLLLIRPMVGGLRVSREKELLGLDMSEHGSYGYPENFAPEEAKSQA encoded by the coding sequence ATGGAAGACAGTATTTTTCTGATGAACAACGTATGGGTTATTTTTGCAACAGTGCTTGTTATTTTGATGCAGGGAGGATTTATTCTCCTTGAGGCCGGATCGACAAGAATGAAAAACGCGGGGCATACGGCTGGTAAATCAATTTTCGCGTTTGGAATTGCCTCACTTACTTTTTGGGCAGTAGGCTATGGTTTTATTTACGGTGAAGGAAATGCCTTTATTGGTTTATCTGACTTTTTCTTTGGTGATTTTACTGGAGTATTTGACGGATTGATGGGCTCGGTTGACTTTATGTTCCAGCTTGCTTTTGCCGGAATCGCCCTCGCTATTGCTTTAGGTGGCTTTGCAGAAAGAGCGAAGATTTCTGTTTATATCATCTTCGCCGTCGTGTTTGCCGCATTCATTTATCCTGTCGTTGCACACTGGATTTGGGGAAGCGGCTGGTTAGCGGGGCTTGATAAACAGGATTTTGCCGGTTCAACCGTTGTTCACTTGACCGGTGCGATGGCTGCATTGGCCGCAACGATTTTATTAAAACCTCGAATTGGGAAATTTAATGCAAATGGCTCTTCCAATCCACTGAGCGGTCACAATCAGGTTTACACTGTCCTTGGTGTCTTGATTCTATGGGTTGGCTGGTTTGGCTTTAACGCTGGCAGTACACTTGAAGTCGCTGACGGATTTTTCGGCTATGTAGCTCTTAATACGCAGCTTGCTGCAGCTGCAGGTGCCATTGCTGCTCTCTTTATTACATGGGTTGACCGTGGAAAAGCGGACATTCCGACGATGCTGAACGGAGCACTTGCGGGCCTCGTTGCTATTACCGCCTCTTGTGCCTTCGTTGCTCCATGGGCAGCCGTACTCATTGGTTTTGTAGGTGGAATTATCGTCCACTTCAGTATGAAGTTCTTTGAGAAAAAAGGTATCGACGATCCGATTTACGCTCTTTCCGTACACGGTGTAGCCGGGGTATGGGGTACATTGTCCACTGGCTTCTTTGCCACTCCACAGCTTTCTGCCATGAACGGCGGAAGTGCCGGCCTTCTTTACGGCGGCGGGTTTACTCAGCTCGGCGTTCAGGCAATCGGCGTTATGGCTTGCGGAGCATTCGCCTTTATCGCTTCTTACGGATTCCTGTTACTCATCCGCCCGATGGTTGGAGGGCTTCGAGTATCCCGCGAGAAAGAACTCCTCGGTCTTGATATGAGTGAACACGGAAGCTATGGCTATCCAGAGAACTTTGCTCCTGAAGAAGCGAAATCTCAAGCGTGA
- the pfkA gene encoding 6-phosphofructokinase → MTSGGDSPGMNAGVRAVVKKAIYHNLDVYGIYRGFEGLMEDDLKKLALKDVGSIIHRGGTVLYSARSERFKTEQGQSQALDVLRKHEIEGLVVIGGDGSYRGAQVLHNHGIKTIGLPGTIDNDIRGTDYTLGFDTAINTVIDAIDKIRDTATSHERTYVVEVMGRDAGDIAAWCGLGAGAESVLLPEVESSRDEMIQRIQDGFERGKKHSIIITAEGAGKAEEIGQYIKEKTNFDTRVTILGHVQRGGSPSAFDRLLGSRLGARAVEMLMNGESGKALGLEKNSISSHDFDYVLEDKENEDIKKLYNLAIELSI, encoded by the coding sequence ATGACCAGTGGAGGCGACTCTCCCGGAATGAATGCCGGGGTCCGGGCGGTTGTAAAAAAGGCGATTTATCATAATCTTGATGTGTACGGTATTTACCGGGGATTTGAAGGCTTAATGGAAGATGACCTGAAGAAACTCGCTTTAAAGGATGTAGGAAGCATTATTCACCGCGGGGGCACCGTTCTTTATTCAGCCAGAAGCGAACGATTTAAAACAGAACAAGGACAGTCCCAGGCATTGGATGTGCTTAGAAAGCACGAGATAGAAGGACTTGTCGTCATTGGCGGGGACGGATCTTACCGCGGGGCACAGGTTCTTCACAATCACGGTATCAAAACGATCGGGCTGCCGGGGACAATTGATAATGACATCCGGGGAACCGATTATACACTCGGCTTTGATACAGCCATTAACACGGTTATTGATGCCATCGATAAAATCCGTGACACAGCAACTTCCCATGAACGTACATATGTCGTGGAAGTAATGGGCCGGGATGCGGGTGACATTGCTGCATGGTGCGGCCTCGGCGCCGGTGCCGAGAGTGTCCTGCTGCCGGAAGTCGAATCAAGCCGCGACGAAATGATTCAGCGGATCCAGGACGGGTTTGAGCGTGGTAAAAAACATTCAATCATCATCACAGCAGAAGGTGCCGGAAAGGCCGAAGAAATCGGTCAGTATATCAAAGAAAAAACAAACTTTGATACCCGGGTAACCATTTTAGGACACGTCCAGCGCGGCGGTTCCCCTAGCGCCTTCGACCGTCTCCTCGGCTCCCGGCTCGGGGCACGTGCGGTTGAAATGCTGATGAACGGAGAATCCGGTAAAGCACTCGGGCTTGAAAAGAACAGCATTTCCTCCCACGATTTCGACTATGTACTCGAGGACAAAGAAAACGAAGATATTAAAAAGCTTTATAACCTGGCAATCGAATTGTCTATTTAA
- a CDS encoding M42 family metallopeptidase encodes MADNKTYELMRQLTSAEGVPGFEDRAYDVMKKHIEPLSDEIVIDNFGGITGRIGKSGPKVLLAGHLDEVGFIVSSITKSGFIKFKALGGWWGHVMLSQRVKVLTSKGDLTGVIGSKAPHVLAPEERKKVLEIDKMFIDIGASSDEEARDFGVEVGDAICPVGEFEVLPNPKMLLARNWDNRAGCYVALKVLEKLQGTSLGNTLYSGATVQEEVGLRGAQTLVQTIQPDIAFATDVGVAGDTPGMNQEAANLELGKGPIIGFLDRSMIPHRKLRDFAVYIAKENNIPFQRELMSGGATDGGKFHLEGLGIPTLVVSVPSRYIHSHVSIVHQDDLDNAVKLLVKMISALDEQTVQRIKGLE; translated from the coding sequence ATGGCAGATAACAAAACATATGAATTAATGCGTCAATTAACGAGTGCAGAAGGCGTACCCGGATTTGAGGACCGGGCTTACGATGTGATGAAAAAACACATAGAACCTCTGAGTGATGAAATTGTGATTGATAACTTCGGAGGAATTACGGGTCGGATCGGTAAGAGCGGACCAAAAGTTCTTCTAGCAGGGCACCTGGATGAAGTGGGCTTTATCGTGAGCAGCATTACAAAGTCCGGTTTTATTAAGTTCAAAGCTCTCGGGGGCTGGTGGGGACACGTGATGCTCTCCCAGCGTGTAAAAGTACTAACATCGAAAGGGGACCTCACAGGTGTGATCGGCTCCAAAGCCCCTCACGTTCTTGCACCTGAAGAGCGGAAGAAGGTGCTGGAGATTGACAAGATGTTTATCGACATCGGTGCCTCAAGTGATGAAGAAGCAAGGGATTTCGGGGTTGAAGTTGGCGATGCGATTTGTCCTGTGGGAGAATTTGAAGTTCTTCCTAACCCCAAGATGCTTTTAGCGAGAAACTGGGATAACCGGGCAGGTTGTTATGTAGCACTGAAAGTACTTGAAAAACTACAGGGAACCTCACTTGGGAACACCCTTTATTCAGGCGCAACGGTTCAGGAAGAAGTGGGTCTTCGAGGAGCACAAACCCTTGTTCAGACGATTCAGCCTGACATCGCATTTGCGACAGATGTAGGGGTTGCAGGGGATACACCGGGAATGAACCAGGAGGCGGCAAATCTTGAGCTTGGAAAAGGGCCCATCATCGGTTTCCTTGATCGCTCCATGATTCCTCACCGAAAGCTTCGGGATTTTGCTGTGTACATTGCCAAGGAAAACAACATTCCGTTCCAGCGTGAGCTCATGAGCGGTGGGGCGACCGACGGCGGGAAGTTTCATCTCGAAGGACTCGGAATCCCGACACTGGTTGTGAGCGTGCCATCCAGGTATATCCACAGCCATGTGTCAATCGTCCATCAAGACGATCTCGATAATGCTGTTAAACTACTCGTTAAAATGATCAGTGCGCTCGATGAACAAACCGTCCAAAGAATCAAAGGTCTTGAATAA